From the Nodularia sphaerocarpa UHCC 0038 genome, the window ACCTAGAACCAGAAATTTCACCTACCATAGCAAATTGGCTAACTAAAGTTGCACCAGTTGTCGTATTTTCCGCAGGAGTTCCCGGTCAAGAAGCACACGGACACATCAATTTGCAACCTCGCGATTACTGGCACAAATTATTTACTCAAGCCAACTTTTTAGTAGCTGACCGCATCCGTGAAAGATTACGCATTCAACCTAGTGTAGCCCATTGGTATCGCCTCAACGTCATGGATTATGTGCATATTGACCATTCACAAATTCCCCAACCCGATGAAGTTATTCAGCGTTTAATTGCATCGGAATCTGCGGCGACTACAGCCTATTTTGAACAACGTTCAAAACTTTATGCGCTGCAAGAGAAAGGATTAATCACTGATTTAGATTAATTATGTCCACTGATTGCAAATATTTGTTTGATAATTAAGACAGAAGCAATTCCCATCATTACAACTAATGTCACCTTACCACCAGGAACAAGCTGTTGATTCATACTATTTAACTGTTGTTCTTGGCGTTGTTTCCAAGTCATTAATGCTGGAATTATTCCGCCTAAAACTGAAATACTAAAAGTTCCCGCAAAATCTAGGGCGCTAAAGAAAATACTGGGATTAATTGCGCCCAAACTCATGGGGGGTAAAAGAATTAGTGAATAAAGCGGTAGACGACTGGAAGCTTTACCCTCTACCACAGGGAAGATATCTTTGAAGAAATCCAGCAACCCGTAGACAAAACCAATAAATGAAGTGGCGATCGCAAACTCTGAAAAAATAGATAATAAGATTCCCAACCATTCCCCAGCACCACCAGCCCGCAGTATTTGCAATGGGTCGAAGTCACCTGTGCTTTGTCCTATATCAGGGCTAATACTGCCCAAAATTACCGCATTCCACAGCAAAAACATGATTAAAGGAATCAAAGAACCAATAATAATAGACTGGCGAATTTTGGGAATATCTCCTTCCAACTGAGTCACAACCACGGGGACAACATTATGGAAAAACAGCGCCACCAACATCACCGATACAGCACTCCCCAAAGCTGTCCAGTTGTGAGTCAAAAGTTGCACACTTTTAACCTGTCCTCCTCCCAGAAACAATAGTCCCACAAAGGAAGTAATCACAATAGCCACAAAAACGCTGTTGAGTTTCTCAATGAATTTTTGTCGCCCCAGGTACATCATGCCACCAAATAACAAGGTGAAGATAATTGTCCCCACCCAAGCAGGGGGAATATTTTCTAGTCCCCACACCTGAGAAACCCCAGAGACTAAAATGTTTCCCCCTTGAGTCATGTAAGCCACCAGCAAAGCATAGTGCAGAAACAAATACGCAGCGCCAGCAATACGCGCCCCCACAAACCCCAGAGTACCCTCAATCATTGCCAACAAACCAACACTCAAACGCCCTTCCAGACGCATCGCATTCACACACACTTCTGCCAACAACAAACCAGAAATTACCGTGTACAGCCACACAGCAATTAACAATGCCGTAGATGGCACAACACCAGATGCTAAAGTAACCGCAGGTAATGCCAAAATACCAGCCCCAACAGTTGTTCCGGCAATCAGCGCAATATTTCCCAATACACTACCCGGTTGATGACTTAACTTATTTTCTTCATTGAATTCGACGTGAGAACATAATCGAGTGACTTCTTCTGGATGCGACTTGAAAAGAGTTTTTGTAGGGGTCATGCTGAGATAAATGTCCGAACAGGATGCAGACTATTAATTTATGTAACTAATTTTAGCAAAAACCTCAAATTACTAATAGTTGACTGTTGATTTTGGATCTTTGATTCTACGTAAATAAGTAGCACTGTCTGAGACTACTGTGCATTAGAATTGTGATATCGAGTTATTATAATGTTGGCGAAAAATATTCTGTGATTTTGCGTATAATCAAGAGGTACTTGCTAAAGCTATAGCGTTGAAGTGTTATTTTACCGATGTTTTTTGCGTGGGGAAGAATGATCAAATAGGCAAAAGCAAAACCTGATCCAATCCTGGATCAGCTCTATTCTATCCTTGCGGGATGTCTCAATTATTATCTCAAGCAAAACGATAAATCCCTATTCAATCTTCTGGAGAAGAGATGTATCTGGCACATTCATTCATGAGTGATGAAAAGAAGCAAAATCCTCAGCAGCCCTTAATCTTGGTAGTGGAAGATCATGATGATAGTCTACTGCTGATTGGTTATGCCCTTGAGTCACTTGGCTGTAGATTCATTTGTCAAAGCGACAGTTCTACTACGTTACTGGTGGCAAAAGAGTATCAGCCAGACCTGATCATGTTAGATATTTTATTACCAGGTCTTAGCGGCACTGATATTGTGCATTATCTCAAACAAGAACCGCTAACTAGGGAAATTCCAGTGCTTGCAGTTACGGCTTTAGCTAGTAGAGAGGATCGAGAACGCCTTTTATCGGCGGGCTTTGATGACTACATCAGTAAACCTTACATGATCGAGGATTTAGAGGCTATAATTCACAGCCTGCTAGGTGGTAAGCTCAATACTGCAACTCTCAAGAGTGCTGAGTGCTGACTAATAACTAATGACCAATGACTAATGACTAATGACCAATGACTAATGACTACTAAATTTTGGTAACGTGACTGTGAATACACTGCCGCGACCGACTTCAGAGGTAAGTGTAATTGTACCACCGTGTGCTTCTATAATTCGGCTGGATAAATGCAGACCCAAGCCACTACCAGACCGTTTATTTCTACCTTGGCGAAACCGCTCAAAAACAGTGGACTGATCTTCGGGCGCAATGCCATAACCAGTATCTGTAAGCTCAATGATGACGCTATCTTTACCCTGAGAATTAGCTGATTTTTCCCAAATACAAACTTCGATACCTCCTGTATCTGTAAATTTGATGGCGTTACCAATTAAGTTGTTAAATACGCGTCGCAGTTCTAGCGGATCGCCCATTACTACACCAGCACTTTCTTCCTGTAAATCTAATTTACTTGTATCTATTTTGAGAGCCAAGTTTTTCTCACTCGCAAGGGGGGTGAGTTCGCTACTGACTTCTTGAATAATTTCTGGTAGGTTGCACTCTACATCGTTTAAAGTCTTTTTACCAGCCTCGAAGCGATAAACTTCTAATAGGGTGTTTACCATTTGCATTAAGTTTTGATTGCTGCGAATCATGACGGCGATCGCTTGTTTCATTTCTGGGGAAATTTTGCAGAAGGTTTCCTGTTGAAACAAGTCCAGCATTCGATCAGCAGCCACTAAAGGGGTACGCAAATCATGAGTTAAACGCGAAACAAAGTCTTCGCGCTGACGTGCCATTTTCTTTTGTTCGTCCAGACTGTGTTTGAGGCGCAACAGCGATCGCACTCTGGCTAAAAGTTCATCTGTATCAAATGGTTTACGAATAAAATCATCTGCACCAGCATCCAATCCTTCAACTACACTCGATTGGTGAAAGGCAGTAATCAGCAGAATCGGAATATAACTGACATTGAGTACAGGATTATTACGGATGCGCCGAGTCACTTCATAACCATCAATTCCTGGCATCATCACATCGAGTAAAATCAAATCGGGTGGAGATTGTTCAATTTGCTGCAAAGCTGTTAAACCATCTGCAACTAAGTCAATCTCATAACCCTCACTTTCGAGAATTGTCTGAACCAAAATCAGATTATCTCTAGTATCATCAACGGCAAGAATACGGTCAATTTTCGGCTTTTCCACAACAGACATGATTTATTAACAATTTATGAGCATAATAATTTAGAGCTTGACATTGGGAAAACCCATTGATGCTTTGCTGGATTTCGAGGGAGACTGGTGAGGGTTCTGAACAGAGCCAAAAATATCTTGTCCATCCAAATTGTAAGCTGCAAGACTCTCGGCGGTGGTTGGTAACGATAATTGCCTTGGTACTTCAATTCTAAACATAGAACCAACCCCCAATTGACTTTCCAAAATAATTCTGCCCCCCATCATTTGCACCAAGGAATCTATGATCGCTAAACCCAGCCCTGTACCAGGATATTTGCGCGTGATACTTTGATCTACTTGTCGGAAGGCTTCAAAAATATGTTTAAAATCTCTGCGAGCGATCCCAATTCCTGTATCCCTAACAGCGATCGCTAATTGGTTTTGAGGAAGTTCTTTCACTTCCACCCAAATACAACCAGATTCTGTGAATTTAATGGCATTGGATAATAAATTGATTAAAATCTGCCGTACACGCACTGAATCATTAAATATCAGAGGTTGTTGCATATCAATATCGACTCGCAAAGACAGCTTTTTTGCTTCAGCCAGAGATCGCATTTGGGCGACGACAATATTGATAGTTTTTGTTAAATCAAATAATTCCGGCTTTAACTCTAGTCGTCCTCCTTCTAGTTTAGAAAAATCAAGCACTTCATTTAATAACATCAGTAAATTTTTGCCATTATTCAATATGCGCTCCACCATATCTGTTTGCTGATGAGTTAGCTTACCGAACTTAGGGCGCAATAATATTTGCGAAAACCCAATAATGGCATTCATCGGAGTCCGCAGTTCATGAGACATAGTTGCCAAAAACTGCGATTTGAGCCGAGATGCTTCCAACAACTTGAAGTTTTGCAACTGAATTTGTTGTCTTTGTTGTTCTAGCTCTTGATTCTTACGAACTAGTTGCTCATTAGTTTCTCTAAGTAGCTGGTTTGCCAAAGCTGTCTGCATTTCAGCGCGGTGTATGCGAATGGCATGGCGTAAAACTTGGGCTAAAGTTTCTGAACATACCCTAGACTTAGAAACATAGTCTGTAGCACCGGCTTTCATCAATTCAACAGCAATTTGTTCATCTTTATGGGCTGCCAGAACTACTAAAGGAACTTTGATTTCCGCAGCACGTAATCTTTGGATTAGTGCCAAACCCTCATGATCTGGTAAGCGATCATCGAGGAAAACACAATCATAAGTAGTAGTTGTTAAAGTAGCCAGTGCGTCACAGCCATGAGTTACCTCAGACAATTCCATACAAACACCAGCTTGAGTCAATGCCTGACGCACTGCCAGGCGATCTCCTTCATTATCGTCTACAACCAAAATTCTCAGCGTTTCTTTCATTGGTTTTTATTTTCGCTGTCAAATACAGGTTGATGTATAGCATCACTATTTTCCAACTATCTAACTAAATAATTTTGTTTTAATTTTGGAGATTATTTTCATTACGTTTGCCCTTTTCATCTATTGAGTTTCATTTTTATCCCCAAGTTCTCTATAATTAGAATATTTCCTACGAGGGATGTCATTGACTCATAAATTTGGCATAATACCGCATATTTATGATTCAGTGATGTGATAGTTTTGCCCATTAGTGCAGATCAGAGCCTGAAAAATCTAGCCAGTAACTTTTAACTTTTAACTTTTCAGCCTCCACTGTGTCTTGATCCAGATTTGATCGGTGATTACAAGTACGGAAATTACGATCAATTTACTCTCGCTCGTTGTTCCAGTAGAGCAAATTGACATAAAGTCACCTAAAATACTTTATTAATCCTCAAAACAATTGTAAATGAGTAGCGAACCCTCGTCCTCAGTCATTAGTGAGAGTTACGTACCAAAAAGGTGTACCGTAAGCCTGAGCAGTTTTACTCACTCGGTAGGTGAGATCAAGTTAACTAAAAGTTCTGCCCACAGCAGCCAGAGAATCCCCATTCATCCTGCTTTGTGCTGTTTCCACAATTTTTTTTGACAAATATTTCCTGAATGGTACAAGCCCCCAGATTTATCTGTGGATCGAACCAAAATCCAAAATTGTATGACTGTATTTTTTTTGGCGATCGCCAACGGATAAAGTTACAACAATTACCAAAAATTATCCAATAAACACGGAGGGTACTACTGAGATCATCATCTGATCTCGTAAATTGCTATAATGTCCACTGATACAGAAATTTTAAATGATTTTAATCTATTCATTTTTTGGCAATTTTTATTAAAGTTTTAGAATAATATTAAATAAGTTTCTACTCCTGGAGACAGTAAATAAATTATAACTCGTCTCAATATTACATATAATTTATTGGGACAATAACGATATATCTTTAGCTAGATATTTAACGAGAGCTAGGGTGAAGAAACCCCAGAGTTAGTATTTCTATCGATGGATGTCCATTTGTGAAAAGATCATCTACCTTTGGGTTGGGAAAATAAGATAAACTGCTTAAAAAAGGTGATCAGCTGCAAGATGCAATTATCAACAGCGAGTATAGCAATGAGTGAAATAAGCATTATTTTAATTGAAGATCATGATCTGACGAGAATGGGATTAAGAGCTGCGTTACAGTCCAACAGCGCTCTCAAAGTAATTGGTGAGGCAGCAAATGCCACTCAAGGACTAAAACTTTTGGAAACGGCTAAACCAGATGTAGCAGTGATAGATATTGGTTTACCTGACATGGATGGTATTGAACTCACCCGCAAGTTTAGACGCTACCAAGCGGAAACGGGGCAGAACACCACCAAAATTTTGATTTTGACAATGGATCACACAGAGGATGCTGTACTGGCAGCTTTTGCGGCTGGTGCAGACTCTTATTACATGAAAGAGACAAGCATTAATAAATTAACTGAGGCCATACAAGCAACTCATGGCGGTAACTCTTGGATTGATCCCGCGATCGCCAACGTGGTATTACGGAAAATGCGCCAAGGTATTCCCGGAGAAAACCAACCTGCGGATAAGCAGAAAACAGTAAAAATTGAAGCCCTGGCCTCGGAATACGAACAAGTTTTAGAAACCTATCCTCTGACTCAACGCGAACTAGAAATCCTAGAGTTAATTGTCGCTGGATGCAGCAACGGGCAAATTGCTGAACAACTTTATATCACCGTGGGTACAGTGAAAACTCACGTTCGTAATATCCTGAATAAACTCTGTGCTGATGACCGTACCCAAGCCGCAGTTAGGGCTTTGCGTTCTGGTTTAGTTGGTTAAAAATCAAGAAGAGCAAATTTTAAATTGTCTGTATTAGCACCATTTTTCATGTAAACACTCAGCAATCCTGCGGGCTGCTCCTGGTTTACCCATGCGCCTGATGCCGTTTTCGGAAATCATTTGCAAACTATCAGGATTTTGCCACAGCGATTGCACCACCTGGGGAACTTGTCCTGGATTGTCTACTAGAAATAGAGACTCTCCTAAAAGTCGGCTTTGAGCTTCGGCAAAGGCTGGGTTATATTGGGGACCATTACCAGGAATTGCGATCGCAGGTTTTCCTAAACCGACAAATTGTTCTGTTGCTGTCCCAGCCATAGCGATCGCTAAATCTCCCCAATATAAACAATCGTTATAAGCTTTTTGTGTGAGAACTAAATAAGCATTTTGTTGCTGAAATATCCAGGGATGAGGATCAGCAAGGGGAAGAGGCGATTCTGTATGAATTTGCCAGCCTTGGGATTCAATAGTTGCGGATAAAATACTTTGATCTAAACCAGGTGCGATCGCCCCCAGAAATACCACATTTCCATAACTTTGTAAAATCGAATTGCGTTCCGAGAAACTCGCCATCAATTTAGACACAGCAACCATAATAATTTCCCAATTAGCGTAAGCTTCCGGGGGACGGGAACCAGGTAATAAAGTTACCACTAATGGTTTTTTAGCTATTTCTTGCTGATTGGTTCGTGAAAAAGATGATTCGAGATCATCCATCATCGGATTACCCAAATCAAAAGCCGGAATAGACCATTCTTGTAATATTTCCGTAGTCAACCCATCTCTAGGGAACACCGCCTGACAACGGCGACGACTCATCAACCAACGTTCCCAAGGATGATAAATTGAACCAGAAAAGTTTTCCCAACGCGCACCTTTGGAATTTCTGGGTAATAATCCCACCTCATTTCGCACGTAATATTCTGATTTTGCCGTCCCGACAAAAGCATAGTCAGCACCACTAAAACAAGCAAATAACAGAGGGACAATATCCCCTACAGCTAAAATAGCGCTTTTCTTGCCTAATTCTGTTTGGGAACCCACCCAACGGCGAACAGCTTGAATTTGATTCAGAGTAAGTTGCAGCAAACCGCCACGGACATCCCTGACTAATTGCCGTCCATCCATATAAATAAAGCCCCCAGAAGGCATGGTGCGTACTGAACCAATACAGGGGATGCCTAACTTTTGGTAAGCACGCCCTTCACCCACCAAAGGTAACGCAAAGATATCTGGGGGGTTTTCTCGTTGCTGGAATTGCTGCAAAATACTCACAGCAATTACATCTTCTCCATGACCGTTGCTTAAAACCAGTAACTGCAACTTCTCGTTGGCTTTTGGGGTTAAGGGGGATACATTACTCATAGAAATACGGGGAAAGGGGTATGGTCACGGGAGGATAAGAAACAAAATATGAAAATTTACTGTCTGTTTGGGTAAGAGGTATAAATGAGGATATCAATCGACCAAGAGGCTGGAAGTTAGTATAGTCCTCATTACCTCAACTCACTCAAACTAACTACCAGTGATTTAGGCTAAATATTATGCGAGTTTCTTCGGCGGCAATTCTGACTTTAGCTACTTTGGCAGCTAGCAATCTTACCCAACAAGCAACTGCGACAACTATTACAGTTCCTTCTCAGGATCAACCTGCTGAAAATTCAGTAGTGCCAGTCATTAAAGAAACACCTGCACCCATTAAGGTAATTGCATCCCCAGAAACTTTAGCTACTCAACAATTTTCGCAAAATAATGTAGTTGTGCAAACAGGGACACCAAAAAAACCTACAGTCACCCTAACGCCAACAAATCCAGTCAATTACCCTCTCTCATCTCCCCCTGTCCAGATTCCTTCATCTGCCACTGAAAATAATTTAGTAGTCACGGCTACAGATGTCCAGGTAGTGGGAGCTACTCAGGAATTGCAGCAGATTGTCCGCCAAGTGATTAAAACCCAAACAGGTGGGGAAACAAGTCAAAGTCAACTACAAAGGGATGTTGCAGCGATTTTAGAGACTGGTTTATTTGCTAGTGCGAACGTCAATAGCAGCACCACACCAAATGGATTAAATGTAGTGTATCAGGTGCAACCAGTGGTAGTGCGATCGCTGCAACTTTCAGGAGCAAAAGCACTCACTTATCAGGTAGCTCAAGCACCTTTCCAATCGCAAATCGGTAAAACAATCAGTCCCGAAGGACTCAAACAAGCTGTACAAGAAATTAATAAATGGTACGCCGACAATGGTTATCAGCTTGCAAAGGTGCTATCCATTCAACCCAACAGCGAAGGAATCCTCACAGTTAATGTCGCTGAAGGCGTAGTGGGTGACATTAAGTTTCGCTTTATTGATGACGATGGTAAAACCATTGATAGCAAAGGTGAACCAGTCAAAGGACGCACCCAGCCAGATTTTCTGCGACAGCAATTAAAACTCAAGCCTGGGCAAATTTTTCAAGAAAATATTGTCCGCCAAGATGTGCAGCAGTTATATCGTACTGGCTTATTTGAAACTGTGAAAATTGCCTTTGAAGGTGATGCGAATAAAATTGATTTAATTTACGAAGTTAAAGAATTAGGAGCGCGTGCGATTAACTTAGGTGGTAGCTATAACGCTGACTTGGGCTTGTTAGGGACATTAAGCTATC encodes:
- a CDS encoding class I SAM-dependent methyltransferase, translating into MTNNTVSYPSDYFKSWFFETDYQTIAAIIVEIYQPKTLVEFGCGPGHLSRELAKLGVQVTAVDGFSQPDFAELPVEFHSLNLNDPDAIANLFTGKSFDLALSLEVAEHLEPEISPTIANWLTKVAPVVVFSAGVPGQEAHGHINLQPRDYWHKLFTQANFLVADRIRERLRIQPSVAHWYRLNVMDYVHIDHSQIPQPDEVIQRLIASESAATTAYFEQRSKLYALQEKGLITDLD
- a CDS encoding response regulator encodes the protein MYLAHSFMSDEKKQNPQQPLILVVEDHDDSLLLIGYALESLGCRFICQSDSSTTLLVAKEYQPDLIMLDILLPGLSGTDIVHYLKQEPLTREIPVLAVTALASREDRERLLSAGFDDYISKPYMIEDLEAIIHSLLGGKLNTATLKSAEC
- a CDS encoding response regulator transcription factor — protein: MSEISIILIEDHDLTRMGLRAALQSNSALKVIGEAANATQGLKLLETAKPDVAVIDIGLPDMDGIELTRKFRRYQAETGQNTTKILILTMDHTEDAVLAAFAAGADSYYMKETSINKLTEAIQATHGGNSWIDPAIANVVLRKMRQGIPGENQPADKQKTVKIEALASEYEQVLETYPLTQRELEILELIVAGCSNGQIAEQLYITVGTVKTHVRNILNKLCADDRTQAAVRALRSGLVG
- a CDS encoding amino acid permease; translated protein: MTPTKTLFKSHPEEVTRLCSHVEFNEENKLSHQPGSVLGNIALIAGTTVGAGILALPAVTLASGVVPSTALLIAVWLYTVISGLLLAEVCVNAMRLEGRLSVGLLAMIEGTLGFVGARIAGAAYLFLHYALLVAYMTQGGNILVSGVSQVWGLENIPPAWVGTIIFTLLFGGMMYLGRQKFIEKLNSVFVAIVITSFVGLLFLGGGQVKSVQLLTHNWTALGSAVSVMLVALFFHNVVPVVVTQLEGDIPKIRQSIIIGSLIPLIMFLLWNAVILGSISPDIGQSTGDFDPLQILRAGGAGEWLGILLSIFSEFAIATSFIGFVYGLLDFFKDIFPVVEGKASSRLPLYSLILLPPMSLGAINPSIFFSALDFAGTFSISVLGGIIPALMTWKQRQEQQLNSMNQQLVPGGKVTLVVMMGIASVLIIKQIFAISGHN
- a CDS encoding BamA/OMP85 family outer membrane protein; this translates as MRVSSAAILTLATLAASNLTQQATATTITVPSQDQPAENSVVPVIKETPAPIKVIASPETLATQQFSQNNVVVQTGTPKKPTVTLTPTNPVNYPLSSPPVQIPSSATENNLVVTATDVQVVGATQELQQIVRQVIKTQTGGETSQSQLQRDVAAILETGLFASANVNSSTTPNGLNVVYQVQPVVVRSLQLSGAKALTYQVAQAPFQSQIGKTISPEGLKQAVQEINKWYADNGYQLAKVLSIQPNSEGILTVNVAEGVVGDIKFRFIDDDGKTIDSKGEPVKGRTQPDFLRQQLKLKPGQIFQENIVRQDVQQLYRTGLFETVKIAFEGDANKIDLIYEVKELGARAINLGGSYNADLGLLGTLSYQDQNIRGINDNLSVNVGLSRNDLQFNTKLNSPYRVSEPDRLGYTVNAFRRREVSETLDDKITLPNGDKVREGQIGTGISFQQPLDNWDTTLGFNYTRTSIRDRQGNLTPTDEQGNQLSASGTGIDDLATVSFTASQDKRDNIFNPTQGSLLSLSTEQSVPIGQGNISMNRLKANYTQYVPVKLFNTNNTQPQVFAVNFQAGTVIGDLPPYESFNLGGSNSVRGYDGGELGSGRSYVLATAEYRFPIVPVLGGVVFADFASDLGSGDTVLGDPGGVRGKPGQGFGYGAGVRIDSPLGLIRADYGINDQGESKVHLGIGQRF
- a CDS encoding lipid-A-disaccharide synthase-related protein; this encodes MSNVSPLTPKANEKLQLLVLSNGHGEDVIAVSILQQFQQRENPPDIFALPLVGEGRAYQKLGIPCIGSVRTMPSGGFIYMDGRQLVRDVRGGLLQLTLNQIQAVRRWVGSQTELGKKSAILAVGDIVPLLFACFSGADYAFVGTAKSEYYVRNEVGLLPRNSKGARWENFSGSIYHPWERWLMSRRRCQAVFPRDGLTTEILQEWSIPAFDLGNPMMDDLESSFSRTNQQEIAKKPLVVTLLPGSRPPEAYANWEIIMVAVSKLMASFSERNSILQSYGNVVFLGAIAPGLDQSILSATIESQGWQIHTESPLPLADPHPWIFQQQNAYLVLTQKAYNDCLYWGDLAIAMAGTATEQFVGLGKPAIAIPGNGPQYNPAFAEAQSRLLGESLFLVDNPGQVPQVVQSLWQNPDSLQMISENGIRRMGKPGAARRIAECLHEKWC
- a CDS encoding hybrid sensor histidine kinase/response regulator, encoding MKETLRILVVDDNEGDRLAVRQALTQAGVCMELSEVTHGCDALATLTTTTYDCVFLDDRLPDHEGLALIQRLRAAEIKVPLVVLAAHKDEQIAVELMKAGATDYVSKSRVCSETLAQVLRHAIRIHRAEMQTALANQLLRETNEQLVRKNQELEQQRQQIQLQNFKLLEASRLKSQFLATMSHELRTPMNAIIGFSQILLRPKFGKLTHQQTDMVERILNNGKNLLMLLNEVLDFSKLEGGRLELKPELFDLTKTINIVVAQMRSLAEAKKLSLRVDIDMQQPLIFNDSVRVRQILINLLSNAIKFTESGCIWVEVKELPQNQLAIAVRDTGIGIARRDFKHIFEAFRQVDQSITRKYPGTGLGLAIIDSLVQMMGGRIILESQLGVGSMFRIEVPRQLSLPTTAESLAAYNLDGQDIFGSVQNPHQSPSKSSKASMGFPNVKL
- a CDS encoding hybrid sensor histidine kinase/response regulator — its product is MSVVEKPKIDRILAVDDTRDNLILVQTILESEGYEIDLVADGLTALQQIEQSPPDLILLDVMMPGIDGYEVTRRIRNNPVLNVSYIPILLITAFHQSSVVEGLDAGADDFIRKPFDTDELLARVRSLLRLKHSLDEQKKMARQREDFVSRLTHDLRTPLVAADRMLDLFQQETFCKISPEMKQAIAVMIRSNQNLMQMVNTLLEVYRFEAGKKTLNDVECNLPEIIQEVSSELTPLASEKNLALKIDTSKLDLQEESAGVVMGDPLELRRVFNNLIGNAIKFTDTGGIEVCIWEKSANSQGKDSVIIELTDTGYGIAPEDQSTVFERFRQGRNKRSGSGLGLHLSSRIIEAHGGTITLTSEVGRGSVFTVTLPKFSSH